A genomic stretch from Mycobacterium cookii includes:
- a CDS encoding epoxyqueuosine reductase, translating into MTSQLPRRLADHPTVRKVIADRADRPPRPDVLDADWLRDICLAAGADDVAFAAVDNPDLASEMPHVEQALPGTRSYISLVVKMNRENVRSTARSVANQEFHRSGEILNEAAHRITRTLEDRGYRALNPSATFPMEMDRFPGRIWVVAHKPVAVAAGLGVMGIHRNVIHPRFGNFVLLGTILVDAAISSYGQPLDYSPCLECKLCVAACPVGAIGKDGEFDFVSCSTHNYREFMGGFTDWVQTIADSSDAQDFRTRVSDAENASMWQSLSFKPNYKAAYCLAVCPAGEDVIEPYLDDRKAFMDQVLKPLLDKRETLYVLPNSPAKAHAEKRFPHKTVKVVDGGMRR; encoded by the coding sequence GTGACGTCTCAGCTGCCCCGCCGTCTTGCCGATCACCCGACGGTGCGGAAGGTGATCGCCGACCGGGCCGATCGACCTCCGCGACCCGACGTGCTCGATGCGGACTGGCTCCGGGATATCTGCCTGGCAGCCGGCGCCGACGACGTCGCGTTTGCGGCGGTGGACAACCCCGATCTGGCATCTGAGATGCCTCACGTCGAACAGGCGCTGCCCGGTACACGCAGCTATATCTCGCTGGTGGTCAAGATGAATCGCGAGAACGTCCGATCGACGGCTCGCAGCGTGGCGAACCAGGAGTTTCACCGCAGCGGCGAAATCCTCAACGAGGCCGCGCACCGCATCACCCGCACCTTGGAAGACCGCGGCTATCGCGCGCTGAATCCGTCGGCCACCTTCCCGATGGAGATGGATCGCTTCCCGGGCCGGATCTGGGTGGTGGCCCACAAACCGGTCGCCGTGGCTGCCGGCCTCGGCGTTATGGGCATACACCGCAACGTCATTCATCCGCGATTCGGAAACTTTGTCCTGCTGGGCACGATTCTCGTCGACGCTGCGATCAGCTCCTACGGGCAGCCGCTGGACTATTCGCCGTGTCTGGAGTGCAAGCTCTGTGTCGCTGCGTGTCCCGTCGGCGCGATCGGCAAAGACGGCGAGTTCGACTTCGTGTCGTGCTCGACCCACAACTACCGCGAGTTCATGGGTGGCTTCACCGACTGGGTGCAAACCATCGCGGACAGTTCTGATGCACAAGATTTCCGCACGCGCGTCAGCGACGCAGAGAACGCGTCGATGTGGCAGAGCCTGTCCTTCAAGCCCAATTACAAAGCGGCCTACTGTCTTGCGGTGTGTCCGGCCGGTGAAGACGTCATCGAGCCGTACCTCGACGACCGCAAGGCTTTCATGGACCAGGTCTTGAAGCCCCTTCTGGACAAGCGCGAAACGTTGTACGTCCTGCCGAATTCGCCCGCGAAAGCGCACGCCGAGAAGCGCTTTCCGCACAAGACGGTCAAGGTTGTCGACGGCGGAATGAGGCGGTAG
- a CDS encoding patatin-like protein, whose translation MNAPQPADSDDCSQPAVELRLAVAFTGGVSLAVWMGGMAREMNLLVAASRSRRERVADTSAQGGKVRELYADLLTLLNVDVGIDVISGTSAGGINAVILGLANVQGFDLDGLRELWFKEGALGTLLRDPSDKNPASLLYGDNVLLKGLREGLDALASRWPKNSAPEKDPTRVFITTTLLTGKASTFTDEYGTLISDTDHHGLFSFTSAQLTAKNVAALALAARCSASFPLAFEPGFIPIGTDGGNSHPNMADFAGIKSAQFAADGGLLANRPLGPALQAVFDRPANREVRRVLAFVVPTVSSGAQPSSPPTLADAPDLAGALAADVGAVLAQTISGDLTSIAAHNQRVRARSDARQQLALLGTQMQLLVPTKPRLGELFYRRYRECRAASIARAASDDVMTRMTTGQGAPDDRQVGLGTDADEALKAANAEAENVLASELPEVGRYDQMNAAGREALDEGRATVLALLTRTYQLLPSAEGKRALGRLRARVSDAMPQRAAPTREDAASDTVPGLDTLRTEAASAAAGLLGADMATTRQPWQDLATVVIDLRGLLPQRDASAPAPDSTPVSAGEYVWDVIDYLAGSPGDSADLVAARLFDLHVARYALQPDEVLADQALELVQMSSDTRTNLDPRKLAQEKLTGMALHHFGAFYKASWRANDWMWGRIDGAGWLVHLLLDPRRLRQLASESDDPTSFGKNLRLNLEQIAGGVAPPGIWERAKPAKAAEMEFLTDTTVTLPKSLPLTAMWVAAGIQRLIAGEELMHVVDQIARDKDDGADEDAAGDFVSAYHGAVGNAGGVVPETKVDEVLRACQIPAEKITSETDSRQFAQTVTRAAAVATKMVDLGNTTPVSLRPVLTTARTVTSLAYRVSTVGPAARRPFFAGLFLIALGVLASTSTIHVLDVAGLLAVLVGVLLVAVSNANRITLALAIVTTALGVALATAAYMPLLRDHLFPWLQNDVVPNLARHPAQWAMVVTFVLLPPIWTVVLIIETMIKKSRVRKTAAAGRAR comes from the coding sequence ATGAACGCGCCGCAGCCCGCTGATTCCGACGACTGTTCTCAGCCCGCGGTCGAGCTACGGCTCGCGGTTGCGTTTACCGGGGGCGTGAGCCTTGCGGTCTGGATGGGCGGAATGGCCCGGGAGATGAACCTGCTGGTGGCTGCCAGTCGGTCACGACGGGAGCGGGTCGCCGATACCTCCGCGCAGGGCGGCAAGGTGCGCGAGCTGTATGCGGACCTGCTCACGTTGCTCAACGTCGACGTCGGCATCGATGTCATTTCCGGCACGAGCGCCGGCGGCATCAACGCCGTCATCCTGGGGCTGGCGAACGTCCAAGGCTTCGACCTCGATGGCCTGCGCGAATTGTGGTTCAAAGAAGGAGCTTTGGGCACGCTGTTGCGGGATCCGTCGGACAAGAATCCCGCCTCGCTGCTCTACGGCGACAACGTGCTGCTGAAAGGGCTTCGCGAAGGCTTGGACGCGCTCGCGAGCAGGTGGCCGAAGAACTCCGCGCCGGAGAAGGACCCGACGCGTGTGTTCATCACCACCACGCTGCTGACGGGCAAGGCCAGCACATTCACAGACGAGTACGGCACGCTGATCAGCGACACCGACCATCACGGGCTGTTCAGCTTCACCAGCGCACAGCTGACGGCGAAAAATGTTGCAGCGCTTGCGCTTGCGGCGCGCTGCAGTGCGTCCTTTCCGCTGGCATTCGAACCCGGTTTCATCCCGATCGGCACCGACGGCGGCAACAGCCACCCGAACATGGCCGATTTCGCGGGCATCAAATCTGCGCAATTCGCGGCCGACGGGGGCCTGCTGGCCAACCGCCCGCTCGGCCCGGCGCTGCAGGCGGTATTCGACCGCCCCGCCAATCGTGAGGTGCGACGGGTACTCGCGTTCGTGGTGCCGACGGTCAGCAGCGGCGCGCAGCCATCGTCGCCACCCACCCTGGCCGATGCGCCCGACCTTGCGGGAGCGTTGGCGGCAGACGTCGGTGCGGTGCTGGCGCAGACAATTTCCGGTGACCTGACTTCGATCGCGGCGCACAACCAACGGGTGCGCGCCCGCAGCGACGCCCGGCAGCAGCTCGCGCTCCTGGGCACGCAGATGCAACTCCTGGTACCGACGAAACCTCGTCTCGGCGAACTGTTTTACCGCCGCTATCGCGAGTGTCGCGCCGCCAGCATCGCGCGGGCCGCGTCGGATGACGTCATGACGCGGATGACGACGGGCCAAGGAGCACCCGACGATCGCCAGGTCGGCTTGGGCACCGACGCTGACGAGGCCCTCAAGGCAGCCAACGCAGAAGCAGAGAATGTTCTGGCGTCCGAACTGCCGGAGGTAGGCCGGTACGACCAGATGAACGCGGCGGGCCGGGAAGCGCTCGACGAGGGCAGGGCGACGGTTCTCGCGCTACTGACCCGTACCTACCAGCTGCTGCCGTCCGCAGAGGGCAAGCGGGCGCTCGGACGACTCCGGGCGCGGGTGAGCGACGCGATGCCGCAGCGCGCAGCGCCGACTCGCGAGGACGCGGCATCTGACACCGTTCCCGGACTCGACACGCTCAGGACCGAGGCGGCCTCGGCCGCGGCTGGGCTGCTGGGTGCCGACATGGCGACCACGCGCCAGCCGTGGCAGGACCTCGCCACCGTCGTGATCGACCTGCGTGGTCTGCTGCCGCAGCGCGATGCGTCCGCGCCGGCCCCGGACAGCACACCGGTCTCGGCCGGCGAATACGTCTGGGATGTCATCGATTACCTGGCCGGGTCGCCCGGCGACTCGGCGGACCTCGTCGCGGCCAGGCTGTTCGATCTGCATGTCGCGCGATACGCCTTGCAGCCGGACGAGGTTCTCGCCGATCAAGCGCTCGAGCTGGTCCAGATGAGCTCGGACACCCGCACCAACCTGGATCCCAGAAAGCTGGCCCAGGAGAAGCTCACCGGCATGGCGTTGCACCATTTCGGCGCGTTCTACAAAGCATCGTGGCGGGCGAACGACTGGATGTGGGGGCGGATCGACGGCGCAGGGTGGCTGGTGCATTTGCTGCTCGACCCGCGGCGGCTCCGCCAGCTCGCGTCCGAGTCCGACGACCCGACGTCATTCGGCAAGAATCTACGGCTCAACCTCGAGCAGATCGCCGGTGGTGTCGCGCCGCCCGGCATTTGGGAGCGGGCCAAGCCTGCGAAGGCCGCCGAGATGGAGTTCCTCACCGACACCACCGTGACGCTGCCCAAAAGCCTTCCGCTGACTGCGATGTGGGTCGCGGCCGGCATCCAGCGGCTCATCGCCGGCGAGGAACTCATGCACGTCGTCGACCAGATTGCCAGGGACAAGGACGACGGCGCCGACGAAGATGCGGCCGGCGACTTCGTTTCTGCCTACCACGGCGCGGTGGGCAACGCGGGCGGCGTCGTGCCGGAAACGAAGGTCGACGAGGTTCTGCGCGCCTGCCAAATACCCGCGGAGAAGATCACCAGCGAGACGGACAGCCGCCAGTTCGCTCAGACTGTCACCCGCGCCGCGGCTGTCGCGACGAAGATGGTCGACCTGGGCAACACCACCCCCGTGTCCCTTCGCCCGGTGCTCACCACCGCGCGCACCGTCACCTCACTCGCCTACCGGGTCAGCACCGTCGGCCCCGCGGCGCGGCGCCCATTTTTCGCGGGGCTGTTTCTCATCGCGCTCGGCGTGCTCGCCAGCACCAGCACCATCCACGTCCTCGACGTCGCCGGCCTGTTGGCGGTGCTGGTCGGAGTGCTGCTTGTTGCGGTGAGCAATGCCAACCGGATCACGCTGGCCCTGGCGATCGTCACCACTGCGCTGGGCGTGGCGCTGGCAACGGCCGCGTACATGCCCCTCCTGCGCGATCACCTGTTCCCGTGGTTGCAGAACGATGTCGTCCCCAACCTTGCGAGACACCCGGCTCAATGGGCGATGGTCGTGACATTCGTGCTGCTGCCCCCGATATGGACCGTCGTCTTGATCATCGAAACGATGATCAAGAAATCGAGGGTGCGCAAGACCGCAGCCGCAGGCAGGGCACGTTAG
- a CDS encoding DUF3072 domain-containing protein yields the protein MSDNVQQAPHETAEKDTADWVTGDEPMTGPQRSYLHTLGQEAGREVPDDLTKAEASDLIEDLQQSTGRGT from the coding sequence ATGAGCGACAACGTGCAACAAGCACCGCATGAGACGGCGGAAAAGGACACTGCCGACTGGGTTACCGGTGACGAGCCCATGACCGGACCGCAGCGAAGTTACCTGCACACCCTGGGCCAGGAGGCGGGCCGTGAAGTCCCTGACGACCTGACGAAGGCCGAGGCGTCCGACTTGATCGAGGACCTGCAGCAAAGCACCGGCCGGGGTACGTAA
- a CDS encoding DUF4333 domain-containing protein, whose amino-acid sequence MNDPRQPGPGREPRPDAPWYRRRPTSDDETGALPRPIPPPPYRRPPAGNRPPPPADIPWYLQRPQRPPPPVAHQKPTAPAKEKGTADRRTVLPWLLIGAGALALLIGAAVVVGRHGATGGRFLDVAKVQTGVLQTLSDPASGYGANTVTDVSCNNGHDPSADKGTTFTCEAVVNGTQRHVTVVVSDDQGTYEIDGPR is encoded by the coding sequence GTGAACGATCCGCGGCAGCCGGGCCCCGGACGCGAACCCCGCCCGGACGCGCCCTGGTATCGGCGCCGTCCCACTTCGGACGACGAAACCGGCGCCCTGCCGCGACCGATCCCCCCGCCGCCGTATCGCCGGCCTCCCGCCGGTAACCGCCCGCCACCACCGGCAGACATTCCCTGGTACCTGCAGCGTCCGCAACGCCCACCGCCACCGGTCGCTCACCAAAAGCCCACTGCCCCCGCAAAAGAGAAGGGTACCGCCGATCGCAGGACGGTTCTGCCCTGGCTGCTGATCGGTGCCGGCGCTCTCGCCTTGCTGATCGGGGCCGCCGTCGTGGTGGGCCGGCACGGGGCTACCGGGGGCAGGTTCCTCGACGTGGCCAAGGTGCAGACCGGCGTCCTGCAGACGCTGTCGGATCCCGCCAGCGGCTACGGCGCCAACACCGTCACCGACGTCAGCTGCAACAACGGCCACGACCCCAGCGCCGACAAGGGGACAACGTTCACCTGCGAAGCCGTGGTCAACGGCACCCAACGGCATGTCACGGTCGTCGTGTCAGACGACCAAGGGACCTACGAAATCGACGGTCCGCGTTAG
- a CDS encoding neutral zinc metallopeptidase has product MKHRPHRAAGRPVRNLSRIGTAFMLACLGPVSAGCAHTVMEGRAASMLYDPDRVGGLAATHGLSGVRPDAPAPQGVVEGTDGGGVDRLALLAVNDIQDFWASTYPQSFPGNYTPVSAIRSYDSTNPTSGRVCGKTVVYGDPNASYCRRDDSISWDRGSLIPNARKYFGDVAVAGVLAHEFGHAVQTRAHSVHVLTRTIVREQQADCFAGVYLHWVAQGNSTRFALNTTDGLDHVLAGGITLRDPTDESENAPGAHGSALDRVGAFQEGFDGDAATCAAIDHDEIARRHVGLPPGLQNYSSGDSDRGEMAITGDSLALLMETLGQIFHPDRAPTLAVAGNIACADARPSPPASYCPATDTINVDLPGLQAIGAYTDSKNRELLQGDDTAFSVVTSRYMLAVQRRQGVSLTGERAALRTACLTGVAQRNMAAPVPLPSGRTLVLTAGDLDEAISGLLTDHLVASDTNGDSVPAGFTRIVAFRSGLVGNAAQCYGNFP; this is encoded by the coding sequence ATGAAGCACCGCCCACACCGGGCCGCCGGGCGACCAGTACGCAACCTCAGCCGAATCGGCACCGCATTCATGTTGGCCTGCCTCGGCCCAGTTTCCGCCGGATGCGCCCACACCGTTATGGAAGGGCGCGCGGCCTCGATGCTGTATGACCCCGACCGGGTCGGTGGTCTGGCGGCCACCCATGGTTTGAGTGGAGTGCGCCCCGATGCCCCCGCACCGCAGGGCGTCGTCGAGGGCACCGACGGCGGCGGCGTCGATCGGCTTGCATTGTTGGCAGTCAACGACATTCAAGACTTCTGGGCGTCGACCTATCCTCAGTCGTTTCCCGGGAACTACACCCCGGTCTCGGCCATCAGGTCCTACGACTCGACGAATCCGACGAGCGGCCGCGTGTGCGGGAAGACCGTCGTCTATGGCGATCCCAACGCGTCGTACTGCCGACGCGATGACTCGATATCGTGGGACCGCGGCTCTCTCATCCCCAACGCGCGCAAGTACTTCGGAGACGTCGCGGTGGCCGGCGTGCTTGCGCACGAATTCGGTCATGCCGTGCAGACCAGAGCGCACAGCGTCCACGTGCTGACCCGCACCATCGTCCGTGAGCAGCAGGCTGACTGCTTCGCGGGGGTCTACCTGCACTGGGTGGCCCAGGGCAACTCGACGCGCTTCGCGTTGAACACCACCGATGGCCTCGACCATGTGCTCGCCGGTGGCATCACTCTGCGCGACCCCACAGATGAATCCGAAAATGCGCCTGGCGCACACGGTTCCGCGCTCGACCGGGTCGGCGCTTTTCAGGAGGGATTCGACGGCGACGCCGCCACCTGCGCGGCCATCGACCATGACGAGATCGCGCGCCGCCACGTGGGCCTTCCTCCCGGGCTGCAGAATTACTCGTCGGGCGACTCCGATCGCGGCGAGATGGCGATCACCGGGGATTCATTGGCGCTGTTGATGGAAACCCTCGGTCAGATCTTCCACCCCGACAGGGCTCCGACGCTGGCGGTGGCCGGCAACATCGCGTGTGCCGACGCCCGACCCAGCCCGCCGGCGTCGTACTGCCCGGCCACCGACACCATCAACGTCGACCTTCCCGGCCTGCAGGCGATCGGCGCCTACACCGACAGCAAGAACCGTGAACTGCTGCAGGGCGACGACACCGCGTTCTCCGTCGTCACATCCCGGTATATGCTCGCAGTCCAACGCCGACAAGGTGTTTCGCTGACCGGTGAACGCGCGGCGCTGCGCACCGCATGCCTGACCGGGGTGGCCCAACGCAACATGGCCGCCCCCGTTCCGCTGCCCTCCGGTCGCACACTGGTGCTCACTGCCGGCGACCTCGACGAGGCGATATCCGGTTTGCTCACCGACCATCTCGTCGCCAGCGACACCAACGGCGACAGCGTGCCCGCCGGATTCACCCGCATCGTCGCGTTCCGCTCCGGCCTGGTCGGCAACGCCGCTCAGTGCTACGGGAACTTCCCGTGA